Within Calderihabitans maritimus, the genomic segment AACTCTACAAAATACTTTTCAAAACCAATCCGCGGCGCCTTATAGCCAGCCTTCTTCAAACAGTCAACCGCTTTATCTACCAGGGTTTCCTGCGGGAAATAGTACGGTACTACCTCCATGCCCTTCTCCCGCACATGCGCTGCATCAAGCCAAAGTACGATGGCTTGGGGTTCTCCTGCTTTCGGGATGAGCAACGCCATACATTCTATCTGGGTGGTACCTACGAAATATATCAAATTTTCCCGACCCACCACAAACAAAAGATCAAGATTTCGCTCTTCCATAAGATTTTGAATACGCCGCACTCGTTCTTGCCACATAACACCCGCTCCTTACATTAATAAACCCGGGCCGGGGCTTAAACCCCGCCCGGCTTAGAACGGATTATTCGAAGTCCTGAGGTTCCACCAGTAAGGATGCGATAACGCCACCAACTAAAGCCCAGAAAGGAGCGCTGATCTTCAATAAGGTGATACCAGACATGGCGATTACCAGAGCGAAAAATGCCCCGACACGGAATTTCTTGGTAGCAAACGCCAGTTCAAAAGCGCTCAGGAGAACTCCTATCATGGCAAGACCCGCAAGTAAACTTACCAGTTCTTTGGGTAAGGCCTTTACAAACGGTACCGCTATACTAGCAAATAGTCCAAAGGAGCCAAACACAATACCGTTAACAACAGTAGCAGCGTAACGTCCTTCCTTATCCGGGCCAGCTTCTTCCGAGCTGCAGATCGCGGTCATAGGCCCAGCAATGTTAGCGTTATGGCCGCCAAAAAAGGATGTAATAATTCCTCCTATACCGCTAATAATAGTCATAGCATTTATCGGAACTTTATAGCCTTGGGTCGTTAGAACACCGTAGGCCTGAGCGTTCTCAGCGCCTATGACCAGCACTGCCAGCGGAACGGCAATGGCAAGAAACGCTCCTAACGAAAAGGACGGTGTGAAAATTTGCGGAGGCATCCAGGCAATGTTTATATCGGTAAACTTAAAACCACCTGCCCACACGGCTGCGATAATCCCAACGATCAAAGACCATAAGACTGGAGATATTTTTTTAGTTAATCTTTGCCCGAAGAAGTAAGCCGCCAGAGCTGCACCGCCGATTATGGGAGCCTTTTGGGTGGAAGTAACAATTCCCAATCCAAATTTAAACAATGCACCAGCGACCATACCCATGACTATAGGCAATGGAATCCAGCGCATTACCTTTCCGATCAGGCCGGAAATACCCAAAATGAAAACTAAAATTCCCGCCAGTAAGTAGGCACCCACTACTTGGTTGAACGGAAATAAAGTTAAGGCTGAAACAAGCATCACTGCCCCTGGGATAGACCAGGCACCGGTAATCGGTTGTTTGTAATAGAGTCCCATTACAATACTGATGAGACCGCCAAAGAAATACACGGCAAACAGCCAAGATATGGTCTGAGCATCCGTTAATTTTCCGTTTTGAGCAGCGTTCATAATAATCAGCGCGGGACCTGTACATCCAAAAACAGCAGCTACGACACCTGCAGTAATAGTATTGTAATTTAATTTACTCCAGAAATCAAACAATCCCTCTTTAAATCCCGGCCCTTTTTCCCAAACAGTCCTCTTTTTTGCCGTAACCGTCTCGGACGAAACTGACATGGTTAATTACATCCTCCCCACTAAAAAATTTGTGTACACCCCTCCGGCCCGAGGCCGGAGGGGTTTTAGTTTTAGCCCGCGACTTTTTTCAAAACCGACAGATCCACGCCCCGCTGCCGCAGCCACTTGGGCAGCAGTTCTTCATCTACCCTACGGCTCACCTCCGGAGCTTTTTTGAGTAACAGCTCCGCCAGCGGCTCGCTGACGTTAATGCCTCCCATGGCACCGTCGAAAATAATTACCTTTCTGGTACCGGTGACCTTATAGGCAAACTCCATAGCCGCCTCGGTGCTTTCCGCCACTACCGCATACTTCATGTAGCTCAGATTCTGCGGGTCGCGGTTGAAAAGCTCCGCCTGTTCCTGTCCAACGACTACCGTAGGAATATGCTCAGAGAAGAAGGCGCTGGGATAACCAGTCCAGGCGTAGTTGTGTACGCACATCTTAATGGCCGGATTGACCGGCGGAATATCCTTCAGTAGCGGTCTACCTTGCTTGCCGTAAAAAGCTTCCGTATACCATGTGTAGGCCGGTAGAGGTTTTTCGAGGTCATAGAGATCTGTATTGGCTCCGGCAAAGTTGGCGTAAATAACTCCTGCAGAAAATACGTAGGGTACCGGACAGGGGAAATCGAGAACAGCAATGCACTCGTCAATCTCTCCAAACAGGGTCATAATCTTCCCGTAGTACTGGCAGCCGGTAAAGGTTACCCGGTCGTTTAAAGCATACAAGTCGTTGTCCACGTCTACACCTACCACGCCGTTGGGAGCAATAGTGAGGAAGGCAGCAAAGGCAAATTTGCTCTGAACGAAGGGCGAGTCAAAGATGGCTCTCGCTATGAAGTTCGCTGCCCGCGGGCCAAGGTTCTGGTGATAGGTAGAGCGCGTTTCTATCCTAGCGTAGGACATACCAAAGGGTTTGACGGCTTTGTCAACCTGACGATGGAAGTGAACCTCCCGCACATCGCTGTGGTGAGTATGCACAATCCAGTCGGCGTCGTAAATTTTCTTTATCCCATACAAGGTACCAATTTCTGTCTCGATAGGAATACCTTCGTCAATAGGTGCTACCCCTATGGCCTTTCCATTATAGTGCTTGTCCAACCCATACCGTTCGATATATTCTTCCGTTTCACGAAACCGCAGACCTACACCCGCGCGAAGCCGGATGTTTTTACACCCGGTACGCTCTTCGATAATGTCTTTAACCGCTTTTAACAGTTCTGCATACGGTTCGCCTCCAAGCAATGTGAAACCGTGGTGCGAAGCCAGAACGTTTACCGTGTGCTCCGGCTTGATCATGCTCATGTCCACTTTCCTCAACGCTTCTTCTGCCGCCTTCCGCACTGCAGCAATCCCCTGCTCGCCGGGATAAATTACTTCCGGAAGATCTGGAAACAGTTCCTTAAGCAGCACCGAGGTCATCCCGGGCAGCTCCGATACCCTCGTCTTTACCAGGGAAGGATCAATACCATACTGGGATTCCCGCGGCGGAATAGGGGTAATGGGAGCCCGCACTTAAGAATCACTCCTTTCCTCAGATGTGGCGGTTGCCACTACCTGGTCTAAAACTTTGATATCTTCGTCAAAGTAAAACCCTCGCTTGCCATGTTTTTCTTTGACTTCTGCCGGCACTTCCCAGGCAGTGACTGTAATACCGTACCATTGCCAGCCCTTAGCAGGCGGCTCAGGATTTATCCCCGCTGCTCTCAGCAACCTCAACACCGGCTGAATGCACTCTACTTTACAACCCGTCCGCACTCCGGTAACCAGTGAAATCTCTTCCGGTGTCTTGGCCCCTCTTAATATCGCCGCCGCTACTTCTTCCGCTCGAGTCGCTGTGCAGTAGCATATTATCTGTTCCGGATTAAAGTTCGCCTTACGGCAAAGAGAGGCAATTTCTTTGTAATCCAGTCCCTCTAAATCAACTTTTACTACTAAAGGCTCCGCACGCTTCACCATAGTCACCGCATATTGCGGACACCGCTGCTCACATGCGGCACAACCTCGACATCTTTCTTCGTCTACCACCGCCACCCGGTCAACAATTTTGACAGCAAGTACCGGACATACCCTTTCACATGTCTTGCACCCTATGCATTTCTCCGCATCTACTTGCGCTAAAAGGTTAACTACTTTCAAACTTTAAGCTCCCCCTTTCCTTTGAGCTAGTTGGTATGCCACATCAACAATCATGTCTTCCTGCCCCCCGACCATCCGCCTCCTTCCTAATTCAACTAGTATGTCTCGAGGATCAAGGCCAAATTTCTCTGCCGCACGATAGGTATGCAGCAGAAAACTTGAATACACTCCCGCATACCCTAGCATTAAAGAAGCGTTGCGTATTACTTGAGGACGGTGCATGAGCGGCTCCAGGATTTCTTCAGCCACGTCCATTACCTTGTAAAAGTCCACTCCTGTTTCATAACCAAATTTTCGGAGCACTCCCACCAGCACTTCCGTCTGCGTATTTCCTGCTCCTGCCCCCAGGCCTCTCAAACAGCAGTCAATATAGGTTGCCCCCGCCTCCAGAGCAGCCAGGCTGTTGGCTGTAGCCATAGAAAGGTTGTTATGGGCGTGAAAACCTACCGGTACATTAACTGCATCACATACGGCGCCAACTCGCGCTTTTACATCATCAGGCAGCATGGCACCGGCTGAGTCGGCTACGTAAATAACTTCTGCCCCGTAAGATTCAAAGAGTTTGGCCTGTTCCGCCACTTTTTCCGGCGGCACCATGTGGGAAAGCATTAGAAATCCGAAGGCCTTCATGCCCAGCTTCTTGGCCAGACCAATATGCTGTTCACCTATATCAGCTTCAGTAACATGGGTCGCCACTCGAACGGCCTGGGCACCGCAGTCCCGGGCCATTTCTAAATCTTCCTGGGTCCCAATACCCGGAAGCAGAAGGACCGTCAATTTGCCTCGTTTGATGACCGAAGCAGCGGCTCTGAGATATTCTTCGTCACTGGCAGCGGCCCAGCCATAGTTGTAGGAGGACCCTGCCAGTCCGTCTCCATGCGAAACTTCGATGTACTCTACCCCCGATGCATCCAGGCCCTCGGCTATCTTGGCCACCTGTTCGGGAGTAAACTGGTGGCTAACGGCGTGACTCCCATCCCTTAGCGTGGAGTCAACTAAATGCACGCGCTTTGCTTCTCCCATACAGCTACCCCACCTTTCTTCAGCATCCTTTGCGCCAAACGCTCACCAACTGCTACAGCAGCTGCGGTTATGATATCCAAATTTCCGGAATACTTGGGCAAAAAGTCACCTGCCCCTTCCACCTGGATAATAGTGGTCACTTTGTTACCGTCCAGGATAGGAGGTACGCGAAGCTTATATCCAGGAACGTAGCTCTGGACCTCTTTGACCATGGCTAGTACCGATTCCCGGATGGCTTTTTCATCCGGTTTTTCCACTTCCACATAAACAGTGTTAGTCATCATAATGGGAGGCTCGGCCGGGTTTAAGATAATAATAGCCTTACTTTTTTGAGCGCCGCCGACTATTCTTAAAGCTTTTGCCGTGGTTTGGGTAAATTCATCAATATTTTGTCTAGTGCCAGGACCCGCGCTCTTGCTGGCTATGGCCGCTACAATTTCGGCATAGCGCGCCCCAGCAACCCGGTTAATGGCGTGAACTATAGGTACCGTCGCCTGCCCACCGCAGGTCACCAGGTTCAAATTGGGCTCTTCCGCCACTTCGTGCAAGTTCACGGGCGGAACCACATAAGGCCCAACTGCCGCCGGCGTAAGGTCAATGGCAATTTTACCCGCCTCCTTCAAAAGAGGAGCATGCTGAAGGTGCGGTTTGGCGCCGGTAGCATCAAAAACGATTTTTATGTCTTCGTCTTCCAGTATCGGCCCGATGCCTTCGATAGTGGTCTTGACTCCAAATGAACGCGCTCGCTTAATCCCTTCTGATTCAACAATGCCCGCCACCATTTCCAATTGGAGGTACGGGCTGCGCCGGATCTTGTACATCAGGTCTGAACCTATGTTGCCTGGTCCAATGATAGCTACTTTGATTTTATCCATGTGCTTCCACCTCCTAGATAATTCGCAAGGATACAGAACCTAAGCTATGGAAGGAAAAATGGAATACATCGCCTTTAGCGGCGTCAACGGCGGCGGTAAAGGCACCGGACAGGATAATTTCACCTGCTTCAAGGGCGATGTCAAATTCACTAAGCTTATTGGCCAGCCAGGCTACTGCTGCCGCAGGATGCCCCCACACAGCAGCCCCCGCACCTGTGTTTACCAGCTCGCCGTTTTTCTCTAAAACCATGCCTATGTGTCTCAGATCAAGGTCCTTCAGCGGTAACATGCGCCCGCCAAGTACGAAAAGCGCACTGGAAGCATTATCAGCTACCGTATCGGGAAGCTTAATCTTCCAGTCGCGAATCCGGCTATCCACTATTTCTATAGCCGGCATTACCCCTTCGGTAGCGCGGTACACATCCGCTATGGTCACGCCTGGACCCCGCAAGGTTTCCTTCAGGATAAAAGCAATTTCTCCTTCGACTTTGGGCTGCAGTAAGGACTCGCGTGGTACCGCTTCACCCTCAGGTACCAGCATGTGGTCCAACAGATGGCCGTAATCCGGTTCGTTTACGCCCAGAAGCTGTTGCATCCCCCTGCTGGTAAGCCCTATTTTTTTGCCGATGATTTTACGCCCGCTTTTTACTTTTTTTTCTACTCCTGCCAGCTGAATGCGATAGGCAGTTTCTACGGTGAGTTCTGGATAGGTCACCGTAAGCGGTTCAATGGGTTGCCTGTTCTTTTCAGCCTCAAGTAACTTTAAGGCTAGTTCTTGTACATCCAATTGTTTCTCCACCTCCATGCATAAACTTTTGCCACCGCTCCCGCAGAGCAGAGGCGATAACCTGGGCCAGGCTATCTTTGCTAAGCCCTTTGCGCAGCCCCTCGAGGAGATATTCACAGGCTAGCTTGACCTCGTCGTGGGGTCCCGGCAGGGCAATTAGCTTTGTTACTCCTACCTCCCCAACGGCAATCCTGACGCCGTCTTTATGATGGCGCAAGCCATCAGGAGTGAAGTTTAAAATATATGGCGTACTGGCTTCCGGATCTAGTCTCAAAACAGCCTCTACGGTAAAGTCTTTATCTTCAGCTCCCACCCCGCCGGTGGTCACGATCAGTCCGTAGCCCTTCCCTAAAGCATCTTCCAATCTGGCTGCACTTGCATCTGCATCATCAGGTAAAATACCACCGTACTCGGCCTTGTAGCCAGCCTGCTTTAAGGCAGCTATCAAGTAAGGAGAATTGGTGTCTTTGATATTTCCCGCCAAAACTTCACTCCCTGAAGCAAAGACTAGCGCCCGTTTGCTCACTGTATCAGCTACCCTGTTGGCCAACTCAGAGGAAGCTCGTAATACATCTCTGGCTTCACCAGGATCCAAGGCTATAAGACCCAAGACGCCTTCTGAGTGAATTTCAGGACTATTCATGGTAACTCCCGGAATACGCCGGAGACGCTCCATAAGCTCTTCACCTTTGCCGGCTACAGCCTCTGCCGGCACCTCCCGCCGTAATATATCAAAAGCTATCAGGTTTGGCCTTACGTCAACTACCAAAACTTCGTGAGGTGCTAGTCCCAGTACGGCCGCTGCTTCTCTGGCGATTAATCCCAGATCGGCCTTCTCCAACTGAACGCCTTCAATCCAAAAAGTAGTCTTTTCTAGCAAATTCCAATTCATTTTAACCCGCCTTTCTATCCAGTAACATCCAGCCGGAAGTCCAGAAGCGGTGCATCTATAATGGCCCGCCCCACATCTACTATGTCTGCCCCTAAATTTGCCAGCCGCGGTATTTTATCAAAAGTAACTCCTCCCGCAAAGGCTATTTTAACCCGGTCTCGCCACCCATCCCGTTGGGCCAGCTCAATAACTCGTTTTAGATCAGCTTCGTCTCCCGTATCTATCATCAGGATGCCGGCTCCAGCCTCTACTGCCTCTTTTGCTTCGCCTTCAATAGCCGGGCCGTTACCTCGCAATTGCACTACTACGCTCCGCCCCGGCAGCATTTTGGCCCGTTCAACGGCCGGCGTAATACCCCCTAACATGCGGATATAATTTTTGTCTAAATATACAAACGGCTCCTCGGTTATTCTAATGCCAGCACCCCCCAGTTTGATGGCCTGGCGAAGTTCCTGGCGCACTTCAGCAGCCACCTTTTTCCAGGCGCCGCACACCACTTTTAGTCGTTCACCAGCAAGCTCTACTGCCCGGTTCGCTGCCGTGGCAACCCCCGACGGCTTGCCCAGGCAGCCCAGCATCATTTCCTCCGCCCGTACGATTTTTTCCGCCTCACCCTTACCGCGGAAAACGCAATGCCCCGGTTCCACCCGGTCACCGTCCTGAGAGAAGAACTCAATTTTCAATCCCAATTCTGTAGCAAACTCAACAGCCTTCCTGACCCCAGCCAAGACTCCTGCTTGGTTAACCCTAATTTCAAAGCCAAAAACCTTTTGGTGCAGCTCAGCAAAGAGATGTTCTCGAATATCCAACAAAATCTCCTCCTCTAACGCAGGCCGCTAATGTTTCGTTCGGTTCAGAAATTGTACAACGCTCACACCACCAGTAATGCCTTTCTCCAAATGTCTTTAAGCAATTGTTTCATTCGATATTATCGAACTGCGTTTCTATTATTTAAATTCTCTTATTGTTTTAGCATTTCCTCTTTTTTTTATAATTTTTTATTCGATAATATCGAAACCTTTTCAATAAGGTCGTACCAAGACAGCTAAAAAAATAAAGCGCCCGAAGGCGCATTTTAAGAGCAGTTTATACCTCTTTCGTTCTCATGCAGTTTAATAGACAGATGCTTCATAACTCCCTGCCATACCGTCTGCCGCCGGACGGTAACCCAAGGCTCGGGAAATCTCATGCGCTGTCTCTACCACCAGTTTGACCATTTTCTGAAACCGTTCTCCCGAAAGACGCGCCACAGGCCCCGCAATGCTCATGGCCGCAATTACTCTTCCTTCATGGTTTCGAATAGGTGCCGCTACACAACGCAGGCTATCCATTATTTCCTCGTTATCTACAGCGTATCCCTGCTGGCGGATTCTAGCCAAATCCTCCGCCAGTTTCTCGGGGTCAGTGATAGTGTTCTTGGTAAAACGCCGCAAACCCTTTTCAGCTATTATGCGCCGAACTTCACTGGGAGATGAATAAGCCAGCAGGACCTTACCCACCCCTGTACAGTGAGCGGGTAGTCTCGTTCCTACTTCTGAAACTATGCGTAACGACTGCCGACTCTCCCGCTTATCAATGTAAAGCACTTCGCCTTTATCGAGCACTACCAGGTGCACCGTTTCGCAGCATTCATCTACCAATTTCTGAAGATACGGCGCCGCCACTGCCCTTACATCCCAGTTCCTAGCTACAGCACTTCCAATTTCAAAAAGGCGAAGTCCTAATTTGTATTTACCGCTAAAAGGCGACTGTTCGATGAATTCAAATTCTTTTAAAGTACTCAACAAGCCATGTATTGTCGACTTAGGTAACTGGAGCTCACGGGCAATTTCCCCCAGACTCATTTCGCCTGCCTTGGCCAGTAATTCAATAATTGATATGGCTCTTGCCACCGCCTGCACTTTAACATTTGGGTTATAAACATCTTTGCCTGGCATTTGTTTCAACCGCCCCACATTTTGTTCGATATTATCGACCGTCTTACTAAATAAATTCTCTTTCTTGTCCAAATTTCCTGTTTCGTATCCGCTATTTTAGTTTCGATAAAAAATTATGGTAAGTTTCCGCTTAATTGCTATCCACTGAAGACTTCATCGTTACCGAACAGCCACCCCACATTGCTCTCAATCCCCTAAGTACTCCTCCAGCCTGATTTTCTCAAAACCGGGGATTCTGATTCTCTCAAAACGTTCCGCGGGAGCACTAAGCGGTACGGTTGCATCAATGCCCATTTTATCACTCAAGCCGTCATCACTGGATGGGTCAAGTCTGTTTCCATGGGCTTGAGAAATTATAATAACATCTTTGCTCGCCTGACACCGAGTAGCAATAGCCCACTCTACATCTTCAGGATTAAAGATATCTACATCCTTATCTACAACTACTACATGTTTAACCTCCGCACTACTGGCAAAGGCAGCAAATATGGCGTTTTTTGCCTCTCCTTCATGTCTCTTATCGATAGCTATAACAGCGTGGTAGCGACATGTGCCTCCAGGAGTTAAGTGCACTGCCCGAACCGTAGGAACTGCCTGCCTAACCATTTGGAAGAGTGTAGCCTCCCGTGGAATAGCTCCCAAGAGCAAATGCTCCCTTGTTGCCGCTACAATGGTTTGATATATCGGCCGGCGTCTACAGGTAACAGCATCAATAACGATTACGGGCTTTTTACTGGCAGGACCGTAGTACTTCGGATACTCACCAAACGGACCTTCTATCTCCCGCACCCCGGGTAGCAACCGTCCTTCCAGGACTATTTCTGCATGAGCTGGTACTTCTATATCCACTGTTTCACATTTTACCAACTGAAGAGGTTCTCCATGCAAGGCACTGGCAATCTCCAGTTCATCCACTCCAAAGGGTGTAATTGCCTGCGATGCCAGTAAGGTAAGGGGATCTACACCGATGACCAGAGCAATCTCCAACGGCTGGTCTTTTTCTTCCACCTGCCGAAAAATATGCCACAGGTGGCGGGGTAAAATTAAGATACCCAGCCTGTTTGGACCCAGCAGCTGAAGCCTATGAATGGAGACGTTACGTACTCCAGTGCAAGGGTCTTTGGCAATAAGAAGAGCAGCAGTAATGTACGGTCCGGCATCCTTCTCGTGGTGGGTCGGGATGGGAAACATACTACCAAGGTCAATATTATCCCGGACTATAACTTCTTTGACAGGAGCTTTTTCTCTATCAATTAGGCAGCATGGCAGCGGATTAGCTTGCGCCTCAGCAAATTTAGTCACTAGTTCAGCTACGTTTATTTTCATAGCTTCAGCAATCAGCTGCCTGTTATGCAATATTCCGGCTACTACAGGAACAGAATACCCTTTCACTTTTTCAAACTTCACAGCCCACTGCCCGTCAGCCTTCTTAGCCACAGCAGCCAGTTCGTATACCGGGTCAACTTCCCTTTTGACTTTCTTCAGATACCCCTTGGTTTCTAATGTTTTCAACCAACTGCGCAGGGAACGAAAACTCATTGGCACCACCCTTTTTGTTATAGAGCCTTCCTAAGTATTCCTACAATGTCTTTTTCCGTAGCCTTTCGAGGATTAAACTTTAACATACCATGTCCCATGGCGTCCTCAGTCATACTCTCAATCATGTCCTCAGTTACTCCTACTTCTCTCAGCCGGCGTGGTAAGGCAATGTCTTCAACCAGCTCGCGCACAGCTTTAACTGAACGGAAAGCTGCTTCTCTTAAATTTAATCCTCTTACATCCTCACCCAAAGCAACTGCGATGTCCCTAAACTTTTCCAATCTGGCCATGGCGTTAAACTCCATTACATGGGGCAGAAGCAGCCCTATAGCTACTCCATGTCTTACATGCGCGTGGCCGCTTAAAGCCGCTCCGATGGAATGAGTAAGACCTAATAAAGAATTGTTGAACGCCATACCAGCTAATAGACTACCTAGA encodes:
- a CDS encoding benzoate/H(+) symporter BenE family transporter, which codes for MSVSSETVTAKKRTVWEKGPGFKEGLFDFWSKLNYNTITAGVVAAVFGCTGPALIIMNAAQNGKLTDAQTISWLFAVYFFGGLISIVMGLYYKQPITGAWSIPGAVMLVSALTLFPFNQVVGAYLLAGILVFILGISGLIGKVMRWIPLPIVMGMVAGALFKFGLGIVTSTQKAPIIGGAALAAYFFGQRLTKKISPVLWSLIVGIIAAVWAGGFKFTDINIAWMPPQIFTPSFSLGAFLAIAVPLAVLVIGAENAQAYGVLTTQGYKVPINAMTIISGIGGIITSFFGGHNANIAGPMTAICSSEEAGPDKEGRYAATVVNGIVFGSFGLFASIAVPFVKALPKELVSLLAGLAMIGVLLSAFELAFATKKFRVGAFFALVIAMSGITLLKISAPFWALVGGVIASLLVEPQDFE
- a CDS encoding 4Fe-4S binding protein, yielding MKVVNLLAQVDAEKCIGCKTCERVCPVLAVKIVDRVAVVDEERCRGCAACEQRCPQYAVTMVKRAEPLVVKVDLEGLDYKEIASLCRKANFNPEQIICYCTATRAEEVAAAILRGAKTPEEISLVTGVRTGCKVECIQPVLRLLRAAGINPEPPAKGWQWYGITVTAWEVPAEVKEKHGKRGFYFDEDIKVLDQVVATATSEERSDS
- the dmpG gene encoding 4-hydroxy-2-oxovalerate aldolase, whose product is MGEAKRVHLVDSTLRDGSHAVSHQFTPEQVAKIAEGLDASGVEYIEVSHGDGLAGSSYNYGWAAASDEEYLRAAASVIKRGKLTVLLLPGIGTQEDLEMARDCGAQAVRVATHVTEADIGEQHIGLAKKLGMKAFGFLMLSHMVPPEKVAEQAKLFESYGAEVIYVADSAGAMLPDDVKARVGAVCDAVNVPVGFHAHNNLSMATANSLAALEAGATYIDCCLRGLGAGAGNTQTEVLVGVLRKFGYETGVDFYKVMDVAEEILEPLMHRPQVIRNASLMLGYAGVYSSFLLHTYRAAEKFGLDPRDILVELGRRRMVGGQEDMIVDVAYQLAQRKGGA
- a CDS encoding acetaldehyde dehydrogenase (acetylating), which gives rise to MDKIKVAIIGPGNIGSDLMYKIRRSPYLQLEMVAGIVESEGIKRARSFGVKTTIEGIGPILEDEDIKIVFDATGAKPHLQHAPLLKEAGKIAIDLTPAAVGPYVVPPVNLHEVAEEPNLNLVTCGGQATVPIVHAINRVAGARYAEIVAAIASKSAGPGTRQNIDEFTQTTAKALRIVGGAQKSKAIIILNPAEPPIMMTNTVYVEVEKPDEKAIRESVLAMVKEVQSYVPGYKLRVPPILDGNKVTTIIQVEGAGDFLPKYSGNLDIITAAAVAVGERLAQRMLKKGGVAVWEKQSACI
- a CDS encoding 2-keto-4-pentenoate hydratase; the protein is MDVQELALKLLEAEKNRQPIEPLTVTYPELTVETAYRIQLAGVEKKVKSGRKIIGKKIGLTSRGMQQLLGVNEPDYGHLLDHMLVPEGEAVPRESLLQPKVEGEIAFILKETLRGPGVTIADVYRATEGVMPAIEIVDSRIRDWKIKLPDTVADNASSALFVLGGRMLPLKDLDLRHIGMVLEKNGELVNTGAGAAVWGHPAAAVAWLANKLSEFDIALEAGEIILSGAFTAAVDAAKGDVFHFSFHSLGSVSLRII
- a CDS encoding molybdopterin-binding protein, with protein sequence MNWNLLEKTTFWIEGVQLEKADLGLIAREAAAVLGLAPHEVLVVDVRPNLIAFDILRREVPAEAVAGKGEELMERLRRIPGVTMNSPEIHSEGVLGLIALDPGEARDVLRASSELANRVADTVSKRALVFASGSEVLAGNIKDTNSPYLIAALKQAGYKAEYGGILPDDADASAARLEDALGKGYGLIVTTGGVGAEDKDFTVEAVLRLDPEASTPYILNFTPDGLRHHKDGVRIAVGEVGVTKLIALPGPHDEVKLACEYLLEGLRKGLSKDSLAQVIASALRERWQKFMHGGGETIGCTRTSLKVT
- a CDS encoding nicotinate-nucleotide diphosphorylase codes for the protein MDIREHLFAELHQKVFGFEIRVNQAGVLAGVRKAVEFATELGLKIEFFSQDGDRVEPGHCVFRGKGEAEKIVRAEEMMLGCLGKPSGVATAANRAVELAGERLKVVCGAWKKVAAEVRQELRQAIKLGGAGIRITEEPFVYLDKNYIRMLGGITPAVERAKMLPGRSVVVQLRGNGPAIEGEAKEAVEAGAGILMIDTGDEADLKRVIELAQRDGWRDRVKIAFAGGVTFDKIPRLANLGADIVDVGRAIIDAPLLDFRLDVTG
- a CDS encoding IclR family transcriptional regulator, producing the protein MPGKDVYNPNVKVQAVARAISIIELLAKAGEMSLGEIARELQLPKSTIHGLLSTLKEFEFIEQSPFSGKYKLGLRLFEIGSAVARNWDVRAVAAPYLQKLVDECCETVHLVVLDKGEVLYIDKRESRQSLRIVSEVGTRLPAHCTGVGKVLLAYSSPSEVRRIIAEKGLRRFTKNTITDPEKLAEDLARIRQQGYAVDNEEIMDSLRCVAAPIRNHEGRVIAAMSIAGPVARLSGERFQKMVKLVVETAHEISRALGYRPAADGMAGSYEASVY
- a CDS encoding UbiD family decarboxylase, producing MSFRSLRSWLKTLETKGYLKKVKREVDPVYELAAVAKKADGQWAVKFEKVKGYSVPVVAGILHNRQLIAEAMKINVAELVTKFAEAQANPLPCCLIDREKAPVKEVIVRDNIDLGSMFPIPTHHEKDAGPYITAALLIAKDPCTGVRNVSIHRLQLLGPNRLGILILPRHLWHIFRQVEEKDQPLEIALVIGVDPLTLLASQAITPFGVDELEIASALHGEPLQLVKCETVDIEVPAHAEIVLEGRLLPGVREIEGPFGEYPKYYGPASKKPVIVIDAVTCRRRPIYQTIVAATREHLLLGAIPREATLFQMVRQAVPTVRAVHLTPGGTCRYHAVIAIDKRHEGEAKNAIFAAFASSAEVKHVVVVDKDVDIFNPEDVEWAIATRCQASKDVIIISQAHGNRLDPSSDDGLSDKMGIDATVPLSAPAERFERIRIPGFEKIRLEEYLGD